TGGGGTCAGGCCTCATTGATGCCATGGAAATACGTGCATTATGGGCACGGTTCGGTTTATGATACCCCGGATTGAGACTGGAAGGACCGTTTCATGTTGAAAGCCTTGACGATAACCCTGGTCGGCCTGTTGGCCGCCGCCGCCCTGAAGCAGCTCGTGGATGGCCTGAATGCCGCCAAGGCCCGGGTCGCCGTCAAGCGTCGTCCTGTGGATCCGCGCGCCGTCAAGCGCCTCAGGCAGGACCCCAAGACCGGGATTTATTATCCCGACGCCTGAGATTTTGGCTAGATCACGATGAGTTTGGATCGAATCGATCCAAACTCATAAACGTGATCGAGTCTTATATGTTGCGCGGGATTCTTGCGAAAAATCGGTGTCCACTTTTTCGCATCCCGCGCAAAATCGACATTAGGACACTTTTCCGCCCTTAAATAGTTGCCGCCGGGTCTAGTTTTCGTCATGCGAACATGGCTAGATTGTCATGTCGCTTGTCGACACTCCATCAGCAACCGTTAAGGACGGCCCATGATTCGATCCCAATCGATCACCTCCCTCTTTTTGACCAGTTCGCTCTTCCTTGCTACGGCCCTGGCGGGCCCGGCGATTGCCCAGGAAGGCGCCAAAATCAAGCGTGGCCAGTGGCCCTCGGTGGAAACCGGTGCCGGCGCCGCCAATGCGCCGAAGGCGGGTGACAGCAAGGGGCCGTCCGCCAAGCCGGGCGCCATGAACGTCACCCGCAAGGCGCCCGAGCAGCAGACGCCGGCCGCCCAGCTCGATGCCCTGTCCGGCATGTCGATGAGCCGGGACGGCAAGGCCCGCGCCGTCAAGGTGCCGAACCGCCTCAAGGGCATGATGCTGAAGGGCAAGAGCGCCCAGGCGATCCAGGAAGCGCCAAAGCCCGGCAAGCTGGTGCCGATCAAGGACACCACGCAATATCCTTACACGGCGGTAGGCTTGCTCTCCAATGGCTGCTCAGGCACCCTGATCGGCAAGCGCTTCGTGCTCACCGCCGCCTATTGCATCTTCAATCCGGAGACCAAGCAGTGGGACCAGAATCTCGATTTCTATCCGGGCATCAATGGCGATGAGCGTCCCTTTGGCGGCGTGCAGTGGAAGAATGCCTGGGTAACCAAGGGCTTCGCCGAAAAGGGTGATTGGAACCTGGCTTTCGGTCTGGTCGAATTGCAGAGCGATGTCGGCGACCAGAATGGCTGGTTCGGTTTTGGCCATCTGCCGCAGATTCCGAAAGGCCCGGCCATGACCGGCTATCCGGCGGGCGTGCCCGACTTCACCATGTGGGAAACCACCTGCCCCGTGAAGGCCGCCGACAAGTCCTTCATCGCCTATAGCTGCCCGCTCAAGAAGCCGCTGCAAGGCATGGCGGGCGCAGGCATCTGGGTCGTCGACAAGCAGTCGAACGGCCCCATGCTGATTGCCCTTCACGGCGGTTCGCTCAAGGGCGCCGATATGTGGGGACAGCGCATCAATGAAGAGGCCTTCTACACGCTGCAGGCCTGGATGAAGGACGCCGACCAGGGTGGCGACGAGGTCACCGACGACGACACCCAGGGTGACGAAACCGCCGACGATACCGGCACGGGCGGCGACGAGGTCAATCCCGACGATACCCAGGGCGATGAGGACGAAGAATCGCAGGCGCCCAAGAAGCAGTAAGTCGACTTCTCCTTGACCCATAGGGGCTAGCCCCATAGTTTGCGCCCGCAACACCTAGATCACGATCACTTCAGGTCGGTTCGACCTGAAGTGATAAACGTGATCGGAATATTTAATTTGGCGCGTGATCGGACGGAAAACCGGTACCCACTTTTCCTGATCACGCGCACGTATTGCGGGCGCAAATGTCTTTGAATCCACGCAAATCCTTCCAGGACTTGATCCTCACGCTCCATCAGTACTGGGGCGAGAAGGGTTGCGTCATCCTGCAGCCTTACGACATGGAAGTGGGCGCCGGCACCTTCCATCCGGCGACGACCTTGCGTTCGGTCGGCCCCCGGCCCTGGGCGGCGGCCTATGTGCAGCCCTCCAGGCGTCCCAAGGACGGGCGCTATGGCGAGAACCCGAACCGCCTGCAGCATTATTATCAGTATCAGGTCATCATCAAGCCGTCGCCGCCTGATCTCCAGGAGCTCTATCTGGGCTCGCTCTATGCGATCGGCATCGAGCCCGATCTGCATGACATCCGTTTCGTCGAGGACGACTGGGAAAGCCCGACGCTGGGCGCCTGGGGGCTCGGCTGGGAAGTATGGTGCGACGGCATGGAAGTCTCGCAGTTCACATACTTCCAGCAGGTCGGCGGCCTCGATTGCGCGCCGGTCTCGGGCGAGCTCACCTACGGTCTCGAGCGGCTCGCGATGTATGTCCAGGGCGTCGACAATGTCTATGACCTGAACTTCAATGGCGGGGACGGGGCCAAGCGCATCAGCTATGGCGATGTGTTCCTGCAGGCCGAACAGGAATTCTCGCGCTTCAACTTCGAATATGCCGATACCGACATCCTGCTCCAGCATTTCAAGGATGCCGAGAAGGAGTGTCTGGCGCTCCTGAAGGCGGGCGACAGAGGTGGCCGCCATGAGCTGGCGCTGCCGGCCTACGACCAGTGCATCAAGGCAAGCCATGTGTTCAACCTGCTCGATGCGCGGGGCGTGATCTCGGTCACCGAGCGCCAGGCCTATATTCTGCGCGTGCGCGAATTGGCCAAGGGCTGCTGCGAGGCCTGGGCGAAGACCGCCGGCGGCGGCGCTGACGTGAAGGAGGCCGCCCATGGCTGAACTCCTTCTCGAACTCTTCTCCGAGGAAATCCCGGCGCGCATGCAGGCCAAGGCGGCGGATGATCTCAAGTCTCTCGTCACCAACGCGCTCGTCGAGGCGGGCCTTCTCTATGAAGGCGCCCAGGCGCATGCCACGCCACGCCGTCTCGTGCTTTCGGTCGAAGGTCTTTCGGCCAAGACCAGGGATGTGCGCGAGGAGCGCAAGGGTCCGCGCGTCGATGCGCCGGAGCAGGCGATCCAGGGCTTCCTCAAATCGACCGGTCTGACCCTCGCCGACCTGACCGTGCAGGACGACAAGAAGGGCAAGTTCTATATCGCGACCTTGAGCAAGCCCGGCCGCGCCACCGCGGACGTGATCGCCGAGATCGTGCCCGACGTCATCCGCAAATTCCCCTGGCCCAAATCGATGCGCTGGGGGTCGGGTGATCTGCGCTGGGTGCGGCCGCTGCAATCCATCCTCTGCTGCTTCGATGGCGAGGTGGTGGATTTCGCCATCAATGGCATCAAGAGTGGAAACACGACTCGCGGGCACCGCTTCATGGCGCCTGAAGCGATGACCGCGCGCCGCTTCGAGGACTATGCCCAGAAGCTCCATGATGCCAAGGTGGTGATCGATTCCGCCCGCCGCGCCGAGCTCATCCGTGTCGAGGCGAAGAACTTGGCCTTTGCGCAAGGCCTCGAGATGATCGAGGACGAGGCGCTGCTGAAGGAGACCGCCGGCCTCGTCGAATGGCCGGTCGTGCTGATGGGCTCGTTCGAGGAGAGCTTCCTCGACGTGCCGCCGGAAGTGATCGTCACCTCCATCAAGACGCATCAGAAATGCTTCGCGCTGAGGGACGGCAAGACCGGCAAGCTCGCCAACCGCTATCTGCTCGTCTCCAACATGATCGCGCGCGATGGCGGCGAGCAGATCATCGCCGGCAACAACAAGGTCATCGCGGCGCGCCTGTCGGACGCGAAATTCTTCTGGGACCACGACAAGAAGATTCCGCTTGAGAAGCTGCTGCCCAAGCTCGACCAGATCACCTTCCACGCCAAGCTCGGCACGCAGGGCGAGCGGGTGAAGCGCTTCGAGGGCTGGGCCAATGATCTTGCCGCCTTTTGCCGGGCCGACAAGGCGGCGGCACAGCTGGCGGTGCGTCTGAGCAAATCCGATCTCCTCACCGGCGTGGTCGGCGAGTTCCCCGAGCTGCAAGGGCTCATGGGGCGCTATTATGCGCTTTATGAAGGCAAGGGCGATGACATCGCCGCCGCGATCCAGGAGCACTACCGGCCGCAAGGGCCGAATGATGCGGTGCCTTCGAAGCCGCTGTCGATCGTCTCGGCGCTGGCCGACAAGCTCGACACGCTGGTCGGCTTCTGGGCGATCGACGAGAAGCCGACAGGCTCGAAGGATCCTTACGCCTTGCGCCGCGCCGCGCTCGGCGTCATCCGCATCGTGCAGGAGAACCGGGTCCGGCTTCCGCTTTTGAAGCTCTTCGACGGCGGTTTGCAACTCTATCGCAACCAGCGCGGGCAGGAATTCGGCCGCGACTTCGACAGGCTCGATCTGCTCTCCTTCTTCGCTGACCGCCTGAAGGTCTATCTGCGTGATCAGGGCATGCGCCACGATCTCATCGATGCGGTCTTCGCGCTGGGCGGGCAGGACGACCTTCTGATGATCGTCAAGCGGGTCGAGGCGCTGTCGAAGTTCCTCGAAACCGAGGATGGCAAGACTCTGCTCGCCGGTGTCAAGCGCGCCACCAATATCCTCAAGATCGAGGAGAAGAAGGACGGGCGCACTTATGAGGGTGACATCAATTCGATGATCCTCATCCAGGGCGAGGAGAAGGAGCTCAACACCGCGGTCAACGCCGCGGCGGCGCAGGCCCGCAAGGCGGTCGCGGCCGAAGACTTCGAGGGCGCGATGCGGGCGATCACCAAGCTCAGGGCCCCGGTCGATGCCTTCTTCGACAAGGTCACCGTCAATGCCGATGACCCGTCCTTCCGCGAGAACCGGCTGAAGCTCTTGAACCGCATCCGCGCCGCGACCCGCGAAGTGGCGGACTTCTCCCGGATCGAGGGGTAGATGCGGGGGCGGCGCCAAGGCTGCCTCGAGAGTTTCTGCCAAGCTGCCTGTCGCGCCACGGGACTGGACGATTTTGGCGACCCATATTATCGCACCGGCTTGCGCGTTCTTCTGCGGGCCTTGCGTCGCGACGTGAGGCTGACTTTGATCGGCCACATGCTGCTCAGGCGCAGTGTCTCACTGGCGCTCGAACAGCGCCTCCTGATCCAGGAGGCGAGAAAGGCGCAGCCTGAACTGTTCGCAGCCCCCTTGCTGCCGCCTCTCGTCATCACCGGCATGCCGCGCTGCGGCACGACCTTTCTTCATCGCCTCCTGGCCGTCGATGAAACGATGCGGGCGCCGATACTGCGCGAGCTCGTCGAACCGGTCGCGCGTGAGCCGGGCGTGAGCCACAGCTTGCGTGACCTCCGTCTCAAGACCGAGCTCGCGGTGATGCGCCATCTCAATCGCGAGCTCGATGCGCGGCATTTCATCAGAAGCGATGCGCCGGAGGAATGCATGTTCGCCTTGGCGGTCACATTCCGCACCATCCTGCCCTGGACGCTGGCGCCGGTGCACGCCTTTCTCGCCTGGTACATGCATGCCGATCGCCGCCAGAAATACCGCGAATATCGCGACATCCTGGCGCTCCTGCAGCGCCGCGATCCGGGGCGGCGCCTCCTGCTCAAGGCGCCCGATCATCTGGGCTCGCTCAGCGAGCTCATCGCCGCCGTCCCGGAGGCTCTGATCGTCGTGTGCCGGCGCGATCCCGCCATCGCCCTGACGAGCTTCAACAGTCTCATCGACGGACTGCATCGGGTGACGGCGCATGACACGGATCGCGTGAGGCTCGGCCAAGCCAGTCTGTCTTTCTACGCCGCCGAGACGGAGCGCTACGTCGCGGCGCGCCGGACATGGCCAGACCATATTCTCGAAGTCGACTATGAGAACTTGACGCGCCGGCCGCTCGATGTGGTTTCCGACATTTATCGCCGCCTCGGTCTTCCCGTCGGAGCCGGTCTTGAAGAGCGATTGTGGGCTTTCATCGCCGGCAACCCCAAGGACAAACACGGCAGGCACGTCTATTCGGCGGCCGATTTTGGGCAGACAGCCGATGAAATCAGACAACGTCTGGGCCATTTTTGTTGATGCGTTAATACTGCGTCGTCCTCATCGCAACTGCACACTTGATTTCGCAGTTGCGATATGGCTAGTGCGCAGGACGAGCGGCGCTCGCTACTGAAACCGGCCGATCCTGTCCTAAAGGGAGCAATAGGTGTGACTCAGCAAGCGAATGGGAAACTCGTTTACCGCTTCGGCGACGGCAAGGCCGACGGCGCGGCGGGTATGAAGAATCTGCTCGGCGGCAAGGGTGCCAATCTCGCCGAGATGGCCAATCTCGGACTGCCTGTTCCGCCCGGCTTCACTATCACCACCGAGGTCTGTACCGGCTATTACAAGAATGGCCGCCTTTATCCGACAGCGCTCGCCGCCGATGTCGATACGGCGCTGGCGGAAATCGGCCGCATCGTCGGCTGCGCTTTCGGCGATGCCCGCAATCCGCTTCTCGTTTCGGTCCGTTCCGGCGCCCGCGCCTCGATGCCGGGCATGATGGACACGGTGCTCAATCTCGGCCTCAATGACGAGACCGTCGAAGGCCTCGCCGCGCGGGCCAATGACCGCCGCTTCGCCTATGACAGCTATCGCCGCTTCATCCACATGTATTCCGACGTCGTGCTCGGCGTCGAGCATCATCAGTTCGAGGACATTCTGGGTGAGTACAAGGACGAGAAGGCGCTTGGCCTCGATACCGATCTCACCGCCGAGGACTGGCTGAAGGTCATCGCCAAATACAAGGCCTGGGTCGAGAAGGAGACCGGCAAGCCCTTCCCGCAGGATGTGAAGGAGCAGCTCTGGGGCGCCATCAGCGCCGTCTTCCAATCCTGGATGTCGGCGCGTGCCATCACTTATCGCAGGCTGCACAATATCCCGGAAGACTGGGGCACCGCCGTCAATGTGCAGGCGATGGTGTTTGGCAATCTGGGCGACAGTTCGGCGACGGGCGTCGCCTTCACCCGCAACCCCTCGACGGGTGTGCATGAGCTCTATGGCGAGTTCCTCGTCAATGCGCAGGGCGAGGACGTCGTGGCCGGCATCCGCACGCCGCAGAACATCACCGAGATGGCGCGCATCGAGGCCGGCTCGAAAGCACCGTCGCTCGAGAAGCTGATGCCGGAGACCTTCGCCGAGCTGACCCGCACCTTCGCCCAGCTCGAGAAGCATTATCGCGACATGCAGGACATGGAGTTCACTATCCAGAGTGGCAAGCTGTGGATGCTGCAGACGCGCTCCGGCAAGCGCACCGCCAAGGCGGCGCTGAAGATCGCCGTCGATCTCGCCGATGAAGGCCTGATCAGCCATGAGGAAGCGGTGCGCCGCATCGATCCGGCCTCTCTCGACCAGTTGTTGCATCCGACCCTCGATCCCAACGCCAAGCGCGAGATAATCGGGCAGGGCCTGCCGGCTTCGCCGGGCGCGGCTTCGGGCGAGATCGTCTTCGATTCGGACGAGGCCGAGAAGTTGAAGGAACAGGGCCGCAATGTCATCCTGGTGCGCGTCGAGACGAGTCCCGAGGACATTCACGGCATGCATGCGGCGGAAGGCATCCTCACCACGCGCGGCGGCATGACGTCCCACGCGGCGGTGGTGGCGCGCGGCATGGGCAAGCCCTGTGTGTCCGGCGCCGGCAGCATCCGTGTCGACTATCGCCAGGGGACGCTCACCGCTTTGGGCGTAGTGCTCAAGAAAGGCGACATCGTCACCATCGACGGCTCGACCGGTCAGGTGATGAAGGGTGCCGTTCCCACCGTCAAGCCCGAGCTCTCGGGCGATTTCGCCATCATCATGGAATGGGCGGACAAGGCGCGGCGCATGAAAGTTCGCGCCAATGCCGAGACGCCCCTCGATGCCAGGGCGGCGCGCGATTTCGGTGCCGAGGGCATCGGTCTCTGCCGCACCGAGCACATGTTCTTCGACGCCGACCGGATCGTCGCGGTGCGTGAGATGATCCTGGCGTCGAGTGAAAAGGGCAGGCGCGCCGCCCTCGCCAAGATCCTGCCGATGCAGCGCCAGGACTTCATCGAGCTGTTCGAGATCATGGCCGGTCTGCCGGTGACGATAAGGCTGCTCGACCCGCCGTTGCATGAATTCCTGCCGCATAACGACGAGGAGATCGCCGAGGTCGCGGCGGTGATCGGCGTCACGCCCGATGCGCTCAGCGCCCGGGTGGCCGAACTGCACGAGTTCAACCCGATGCTCGGCCATCGCGGCGTGCGGCTGGCCGTCTCTTATCCGGAGATCGCGGAGATGCAGGCGCGCGCCATTTTCGAGGCAGCGGCCGCGGTCGGCCGCAAGACCGGCGCGCCGCCCATTCCGGAAGTCATGGTGCCTCTCGTTGCCTGCAAGGCCGAGCTCGACATCGTCCGCGACCGCATCGTCGCCATCGCCGAGGCGGTGCGTCAGGAGACCGGCAGCAAGCTCGACTATCTCGTCGGCACCATGATCGAATTGCCGCGCGCCGCGCTCAGGGCCGCCGACATCGCTCAGACCGCTGAGTTTTTCTCCTTTGGCACCAATGACCTGACCCAGACCACTTTCGGCATCAGCCGCGATGATTCGGCCCGTTTTCTGGGTGAATACACGGCCAAGGGCGTGTTCAAGACCGACCCCTTCGTGTCGCTCGATATCGAAGGCGTGGGTGAACTTGTGCAGATCGCCGCTGAGCGTGGCCGGGCGACAAGGTCCGCCATCAAGCTCGGCATTTGCGGCGAGCACGGCGGCGATCCGGCCTCGATCCAGTTCTGCGAGCAAGTGGGGCTTGATTACGTTTCTTGCTCGCCTTTCCGCGTGCCCATAGCCCGGCTCGCCGCAGCTCAGGCAACCCTCGCCAAACGTGGCTGAATTATGGCGAAACACCCGTCTAAGGCCTTGTTAACCTTGAAGCATTTAGTGGCTGATTATAGGCCGCTTTGTGTTGCCGCCATGGTTAACCTATGCTAAACGCTGAAGGATCATACTACCGGCTGTTCGGGAAACTTTAAGAGTTTAGACGGTAGCGCGAGGGGAAGTGAGACCATCAAGTCGAACGCATAGGCATTTCGAGCCGCATTATCGCGAGCCGCTGCAGCCGGAAGAGCGGAGCAGCGTGCTTAGCTACGTGCCTTATGTATTCGGCGGCGCGATGCTGGTCGCGAGCTTTGCCTTTGCCGGCCACTATATGGGCCGCAATGCCGATGCTCACAGTCTCGGCTTCGAAGATCCCATCATCGCCAGTACTTCGCCGGTCTCGACACTGATCCAGAAGGGCTCGCTCATGCCGAGTGATGCCAAACTCGATCTGATCAGCCTGCCCATCATCCACGAGCAGGAAGTCGTCTCGACCGGCAAGGGCGATTATATCGCGCCGGAGCCCGATGTGCCGGTCCTCGCTGCGAAGCCCGAGCCGGAAAAGGTCGAGGAGCGTCTTGCCATGACGCCACCGGTCTGGAAGCTCGAATCCACCTTCAAGCTCAAGCGCAACGAGAAACAGAAGATCGTCGCGCAGCGTCGTATCCGCCTCGCCGAAGAGAACTGCCTTGCCAAGGCGGTCTATTTCGAAGCCCGCTCCGAATCGGAGTTGGGCCAACTCGCGGTGGCAAAGGTCGTGCTCAACCGCGTCAAGGATCCGAACTATCCGAAAACGATCTGCGGCGTGGTCTATCAAGGCTCCGACCGTCGCAATTCCTGCCAGTTCTCCTTCGCCTGCGACGGTGTCGCCGACGAAGTGAAGAGCAAGGCGGCCTGGGACCGCTCCAAGAAAATCGCCCAGAAGGCGATTGCCGGCGATCAGACCATCCGCGTCATCGGCGCGGCCACCAATTACCATGCCGATTATGTGCGTCCGAAATGGGCGAAAGAGATGCGCAAGCTCATCAAGATCGGCCGTCACATCTTCTATTCCGACAGTTAGCCGAGACCGCGCTTCAAAACTCTTGACGGCTCGTTAAGGTCTGTCATGTGTAAGAGAATTTTGGTGTGCCTTATTGGCCTCAAGGCCCCTTGTGTCGTTTCCGACGGCATGAAATTATCCGGCCATTGGGGCTCTTGGTTACAACAGGGTTGGTGTTTTGTTCGTGGTGGCTTCTTCGAAAATGTGGCAACGCCAAAGGGCGGGGTTTGAGTTCTCAGTGGCGGACAGACGCGGACGTCTGATGCGTTCGACTTGTGCGGCGCTCCTGGCCAGTGCTTGTCTTGCCACGCCGGCTCTTGCGCAGCAGCCCAATTCTCCCAATGCCGTCACTTTCCTGGTCGGACGCGGTACCGACACTGATTTCACCCAGATTATCAGCCAGCCCTGGACGACACACTTCGTCGACCTGACCCTGCTGGGGATCACCTATTCCTACCGGCTGGGAACGCTGAACGAATTGTTCGATTCGGACACGCTCGGCTATTTTGGCGATCATCTGATGGTCGAGCCGGAAGCGGGAGCGGCTTATCGCTTCGGGCTCGAATCGCAGGGCGAGTTCTGGGGAGCGCTCTACTTCCGCTATGACGGCCTGCCGTGGAACGACACGATCTATACAACCTTGGCGATCAACACGGGTTTGAGCATCCTGACCGAGTCGTCGGATTTCGAGGCCGACCGCAGCGACGGTGAT
This genomic stretch from Nordella sp. HKS 07 harbors:
- a CDS encoding glycine--tRNA ligase subunit alpha — translated: MSLNPRKSFQDLILTLHQYWGEKGCVILQPYDMEVGAGTFHPATTLRSVGPRPWAAAYVQPSRRPKDGRYGENPNRLQHYYQYQVIIKPSPPDLQELYLGSLYAIGIEPDLHDIRFVEDDWESPTLGAWGLGWEVWCDGMEVSQFTYFQQVGGLDCAPVSGELTYGLERLAMYVQGVDNVYDLNFNGGDGAKRISYGDVFLQAEQEFSRFNFEYADTDILLQHFKDAEKECLALLKAGDRGGRHELALPAYDQCIKASHVFNLLDARGVISVTERQAYILRVRELAKGCCEAWAKTAGGGADVKEAAHG
- the ppdK gene encoding pyruvate, phosphate dikinase, with the protein product MASAQDERRSLLKPADPVLKGAIGVTQQANGKLVYRFGDGKADGAAGMKNLLGGKGANLAEMANLGLPVPPGFTITTEVCTGYYKNGRLYPTALAADVDTALAEIGRIVGCAFGDARNPLLVSVRSGARASMPGMMDTVLNLGLNDETVEGLAARANDRRFAYDSYRRFIHMYSDVVLGVEHHQFEDILGEYKDEKALGLDTDLTAEDWLKVIAKYKAWVEKETGKPFPQDVKEQLWGAISAVFQSWMSARAITYRRLHNIPEDWGTAVNVQAMVFGNLGDSSATGVAFTRNPSTGVHELYGEFLVNAQGEDVVAGIRTPQNITEMARIEAGSKAPSLEKLMPETFAELTRTFAQLEKHYRDMQDMEFTIQSGKLWMLQTRSGKRTAKAALKIAVDLADEGLISHEEAVRRIDPASLDQLLHPTLDPNAKREIIGQGLPASPGAASGEIVFDSDEAEKLKEQGRNVILVRVETSPEDIHGMHAAEGILTTRGGMTSHAAVVARGMGKPCVSGAGSIRVDYRQGTLTALGVVLKKGDIVTIDGSTGQVMKGAVPTVKPELSGDFAIIMEWADKARRMKVRANAETPLDARAARDFGAEGIGLCRTEHMFFDADRIVAVREMILASSEKGRRAALAKILPMQRQDFIELFEIMAGLPVTIRLLDPPLHEFLPHNDEEIAEVAAVIGVTPDALSARVAELHEFNPMLGHRGVRLAVSYPEIAEMQARAIFEAAAAVGRKTGAPPIPEVMVPLVACKAELDIVRDRIVAIAEAVRQETGSKLDYLVGTMIELPRAALRAADIAQTAEFFSFGTNDLTQTTFGISRDDSARFLGEYTAKGVFKTDPFVSLDIEGVGELVQIAAERGRATRSAIKLGICGEHGGDPASIQFCEQVGLDYVSCSPFRVPIARLAAAQATLAKRG
- a CDS encoding sulfotransferase; protein product: MRGRRQGCLESFCQAACRATGLDDFGDPYYRTGLRVLLRALRRDVRLTLIGHMLLRRSVSLALEQRLLIQEARKAQPELFAAPLLPPLVITGMPRCGTTFLHRLLAVDETMRAPILRELVEPVAREPGVSHSLRDLRLKTELAVMRHLNRELDARHFIRSDAPEECMFALAVTFRTILPWTLAPVHAFLAWYMHADRRQKYREYRDILALLQRRDPGRRLLLKAPDHLGSLSELIAAVPEALIVVCRRDPAIALTSFNSLIDGLHRVTAHDTDRVRLGQASLSFYAAETERYVAARRTWPDHILEVDYENLTRRPLDVVSDIYRRLGLPVGAGLEERLWAFIAGNPKDKHGRHVYSAADFGQTADEIRQRLGHFC
- a CDS encoding serine protease, with amino-acid sequence MIRSQSITSLFLTSSLFLATALAGPAIAQEGAKIKRGQWPSVETGAGAANAPKAGDSKGPSAKPGAMNVTRKAPEQQTPAAQLDALSGMSMSRDGKARAVKVPNRLKGMMLKGKSAQAIQEAPKPGKLVPIKDTTQYPYTAVGLLSNGCSGTLIGKRFVLTAAYCIFNPETKQWDQNLDFYPGINGDERPFGGVQWKNAWVTKGFAEKGDWNLAFGLVELQSDVGDQNGWFGFGHLPQIPKGPAMTGYPAGVPDFTMWETTCPVKAADKSFIAYSCPLKKPLQGMAGAGIWVVDKQSNGPMLIALHGGSLKGADMWGQRINEEAFYTLQAWMKDADQGGDEVTDDDTQGDETADDTGTGGDEVNPDDTQGDEDEESQAPKKQ
- the glyS gene encoding glycine--tRNA ligase subunit beta gives rise to the protein MAELLLELFSEEIPARMQAKAADDLKSLVTNALVEAGLLYEGAQAHATPRRLVLSVEGLSAKTRDVREERKGPRVDAPEQAIQGFLKSTGLTLADLTVQDDKKGKFYIATLSKPGRATADVIAEIVPDVIRKFPWPKSMRWGSGDLRWVRPLQSILCCFDGEVVDFAINGIKSGNTTRGHRFMAPEAMTARRFEDYAQKLHDAKVVIDSARRAELIRVEAKNLAFAQGLEMIEDEALLKETAGLVEWPVVLMGSFEESFLDVPPEVIVTSIKTHQKCFALRDGKTGKLANRYLLVSNMIARDGGEQIIAGNNKVIAARLSDAKFFWDHDKKIPLEKLLPKLDQITFHAKLGTQGERVKRFEGWANDLAAFCRADKAAAQLAVRLSKSDLLTGVVGEFPELQGLMGRYYALYEGKGDDIAAAIQEHYRPQGPNDAVPSKPLSIVSALADKLDTLVGFWAIDEKPTGSKDPYALRRAALGVIRIVQENRVRLPLLKLFDGGLQLYRNQRGQEFGRDFDRLDLLSFFADRLKVYLRDQGMRHDLIDAVFALGGQDDLLMIVKRVEALSKFLETEDGKTLLAGVKRATNILKIEEKKDGRTYEGDINSMILIQGEEKELNTAVNAAAAQARKAVAAEDFEGAMRAITKLRAPVDAFFDKVTVNADDPSFRENRLKLLNRIRAATREVADFSRIEG